AGCAAAGATGCCCATGGCGTGGCCATCTCCCCCGCCGGCTGCGCGCTTCATATGTCGATAAAACAGTTCGCCGTCAGCTTCTGTTGCCGCGCGACACCCGCTCGATTTCTTCGCGAACCAGCCGCTCGACAAGGGTCGGCAGATTGTCATCGAGCCATTGGCTGAGCATCGGCTTGAGCATTTCCTCGGCGATTTCGTCAAACGACCGTGTTTGCCCTGCCGCGATAGCCGAGCTCAACTCGTCAAACGCCGCAGCGACTTTTTCTCCGGTATGCAGGGAAACCAGCTGGCTTCCGCCTGTCTCCGGCTTGCCAGCGCTTGCAATTTTGGGTTCAGATTCCTGCTGCACCTCGGTGTCCTCCTGCTTGGCAGGCTCGGAAGACTTTACGGGCTCAACGGTTTCCAGTCTGGGCGCGATCGACACCACCGGATCGTTGGAGACCAGCGCCTGCCTGAGTTCTTCCGCCACGGCGTCGTCGATTGCGGCCTCGGCGTCCGCCCCCGGGTCAGCAGCGACTGCAGCCAAAGCTTCCGGGGACAAGCGTACACGCGCCGCCACATCGGCGAGCGAGACCGGTTCCGAGCGCTGCGGCTCTTCCGGCGCTGCGCTTTGCTCAGTCGCTTCATCCTCGGTAACATCGTCGCTGGCAAAGCCTTTGCCGCGAACGCCATTGCTCACCGAGCTTTCAAAGTCTGATTCTGATTCGTCCGCATAATCGTCGTGGGCACCGTCATAGGCGGCACCCGCCTCGTTTTCACCCGCGGGTTCATTATTCTCGATGATCCTGCGGATGGACGCCAGAATTTCTTCCATCGACGGTTCGCGCTGTGCGCCGGCCTGTCCCATGATTACGCTCCGTTACTCTCGTCGCTCGGCTCAT
This DNA window, taken from Hoeflea algicola, encodes the following:
- a CDS encoding PopZ family protein; its protein translation is MGQAGAQREPSMEEILASIRRIIENNEPAGENEAGAAYDGAHDDYADESESDFESSVSNGVRGKGFASDDVTEDEATEQSAAPEEPQRSEPVSLADVAARVRLSPEALAAVAADPGADAEAAIDDAVAEELRQALVSNDPVVSIAPRLETVEPVKSSEPAKQEDTEVQQESEPKIASAGKPETGGSQLVSLHTGEKVAAAFDELSSAIAAGQTRSFDEIAEEMLKPMLSQWLDDNLPTLVERLVREEIERVSRGNRS